The genomic interval aagagactgagagagagatcGGATGCGAGCTTCAGAGATGACACGAGGCGAGGTGGATCTCACCGGTGGCATGAAAGAGGAGAGATTATGTGCAGTTGCCGGCTTgtaagagaggagagagagagtctgaaaGAGAAACTGAGAGAAAGAGAATTGGAAGGAGGAGGGAAAGGGGTAATAAACCCTAAATCCAAATAACGTTGTTTGGTacattaaaccaaacggcaccgttttgtattattattattttctaaaccttAGGTGTAAAATGATGTTGTTTAACTCACTTAAGTTAAACGGCATTGTTTTaagcaagatatatataaaatatatatttgttatcgGCCGATTTGGTGGTTTGACATTGGTTCAAACTCGGACCTAACCGGCCGACGTCAGTTTTACCAAATTCCTACTGCCAGCTAACTGGTTCCCGTCGATGACAACCAGTTCGATTGATTCCTGTACAACCCTACGTTCGAGATATACCCACCTACccgcatatatataatatatttttatttcatttaaaaaatatacatgtatCAAAATGATGTCATTTAGGGAGTTACAAAATTCCTAGACGGCGTCACTGTTAATGTCATGTTTCGTATATCTTTAGGTCAGATTCTAGCAACTCAAATCTTCAGAACTTGGCAtgcgaaaatagagaagaaggcAACTAGGAAGAGGGTGGCCTTGAGATCAAAgagtctctgatgccaaagtcaataaaatcttttgaaagtttttaaataagtaagagagtctaAGGATCAGATATAGCTTTTCGTATCTAGGAGTTGATATTTATACCAAGAGTTTGGGAGGGACAGATCGTGTCTGCCCCCATGGAGTCCGTGTCCTTCATACTATTCCCTTTGTCAAAGTCCTTTAATGTGGCGTGACTTTGCGACTACATCATTAATGTGACGTGTAGCTCCGGTAGTGGTGTCATTCactgttttaaatttcataccgTATTGGCTGATAAGGcagaaatttttcgtaccggccgcTAGGCCGGTACAAGTACCCCGTACGTTTCGTACCTGTCCAAATATCGGTAaaggccgatatttcggccttatttttttttttcattttttcaaactacaagtttattttttgaccctcaattcagactaggctatttataatttatatatatttatatataatttattcatatatagactattagtttggaatataatttttatatatttatatatataatttattcatatatcgactatcccgaaacggtaccgttaccgaaatatttcgttccagtaccttgaTCGGTACGgcttccggtacggtattcaaaacattggtgtCATTAATGCAGCGTAATTCTCCAATTTGTCTCACCTTGATGGTGTCCTTGATGGTCTGTCAATGTCTTCCATGTCAAAGGATCGAGTGCTCTCCTTACTTTCCGTCCATTACACGGACAAGCACTCAAGGGCTAGACACTATTCGAAGAGTCTCAAGGTCAGCAAGTCTCATCCCCTGCAGTACGCTCTCTCATGGAGGTTGCATCCAAGAGAGTCTATCCATGGGCTGAGTTAAATAATCTACTTATTTTGAACTGAGCTTTCGCTTCTTGTTCCCGCTAAGGAGGGGGAACCCCTTACAAGTGTCATTAGACCAAATGTGTATAACCTAGATATACTCCCCcattttctcccttctctcccTTCTCTTGAATTTCTCTGATACTTAgtctctgtctctgctctgagTCTCTTCTACTTCAGCTGTCATTGTGTCATTTTCGTCACCGTAACTCTTCGTAGTCACTTAGTTTCTACTCTCAATCCTCAAGTAAGAATCTCCCTCATTCTAATCACTAATCTCTTCAATTAGCTAACTTCTACCTCGTGTTTTATACCCGTTGGTTGCTCACGATCACGGGTGCGTGGACGGCTCATAGGCTAATATGTCCCTGATACATAGACGGAGCCACCTGGGGGACCAAACTCAACTCACCCATGAGGAGGTGGGGGGTTTGGATGGGTAGTACACCCCTAGATAGAAAATTATAGAGATACAATTGTAGAGATATGTCCCAATCATCATTAAGACAAGAAGATAGAAGTTCTTTCATAATTaaacaaacccccccccccccccaaaaaaaaaaaaaaaggaagagagaagaaaaattcaGACGtggtttggattcgaagatcaCTTCAGAACATCTCAACTCTTCCTAGTAAACTCTCtccaaactttttatttgttttcatataggACAAAATAGTTTACGttgctttttacttttctatgcAACTAGTGTAATGaatgcaaacgaagacccacgCCTTCACCCAACCCTCCTTCACACgggtgtaaaataaaaaattattttatatataatagtcaaaattattatttaacgattttgaaaacaatttaaaaatcatttttaaaacaatttttagtAATCAATTTgtatttgatattttacaaacaaattcggttaaaaaaatatattgtaatccataaaatattattataaaaaataaaaaattgggtagataatttataaattattattacttaaggaataaatatatttataaataaaacaaatttattaaacaCACTATGCAATAATTTGTGGGACTTACATCTATCTCAtcgttaaaaagttaaaatcatctcaactcactttcaatccaaaaaatatctcatctcaacaatttcactactattcacaatccatctcaactcatcttcgcaTCCAAATGACTTTAATAGGAAATTTCAGAGATTAATTTTGAGAGATcacgtatttatttatttatttatttatttatcttttttattctcttttcggTCGGCGacagatttttgttttaacCCAATGTTTTTAATGCAACTAGTTCAATAAATTGCAACAGAGAAATagatttttataactaaaatacgTTATGTTTAAGATCAGGGATTTGTTCTTTGCTAcactacaaaagaaaatttatatttcaagcTCATGTGCGTCAATCTCACAGATTTTGCGGGATTTACTGCAATCTCGTGACTCGACAGTCTCCCAAATTTAGGTGTGGAACAGTTGGAAACAACCTTttaattagggtttttttttttttttctttaacctaATCTTGTCCCTACTCGTTAAAGTGTGTTGACAAATTGCATATTATTTCGGAAAAAGACACCGAGTTAATcccaaaaaaatcacaaatcaaacaatataaaatacCAACGATGATGAAAGAAAATCACAACCTCTCTTGCAAATTTCAAActtcattactatatatatatatatatgcctatttcttttcaaatcttttcaaaatttcttgaaaattaatttttgatttAGAAGTTTCGTGTTCTTGGCGAATTAGGATTAGTAATTTGactaattaaaattaacaaaagaattttttgttcTTCAACGTTGGTTAagatattgattgttttaagGTTTTACCCAAAagtttgcaacaaaaatcattataaCCAAAtttaatgttgagaaaattaaaagagtcaGTTTCTGAGTGATACTCGAAATTATTTGAACTGAATTCATTAATGTCAGATGATGCAGACCCTCTCATCTCCTTTTCCTATATGCTATGAAGTCAATCAATCCTATACCCATTTGCTTTAACCTGAGGCCCTTTCCTTAGTAATAGGAGGATGTAACTATATTCCCTCGTTAAGATTCAACAACAGCTTTATCCCTATGAAAATAGAAATCCTCCTCCCCAGAAAAGGAAAAACGACTACTTCTTCTCCAAAAAACTGCATATGTTGGTGCCTCCATTTCTCTGATTGTGCCAGCTACGTCCTTCctcaacttaatatatatatttcttcaaaaGGCTACAAATAATGGCTTTTGATGCATCTAAAAGCAATACTCGTACTATcgactttgaaaaaaaaatgactcaAAGGAGTGAGTTAGGGCACAGATGTCGGCTTCCCTAGCATCTCAAGTGATTAGGCGGGGCAAGCTCGCAGAGCTAAGCCTTCAAGTCCTAGAGGTCTTCTTGTTGGTTGTGAGCTCTTCGACTACATGGAACAAACTAGAACGCCTTCAATTGCTTCTTGTATCTGCTAGTTATTCATTCTCTTCTTGGTTTAGCAGCCAGCTGGCCAAACACGGGCAAGACCTACGAATTCCACTGCTTTTGGGCCCAAGAAGCGAAGGGAATGAGCTCGGCTGCTTCTCCTCTACACTTATCTTTCTCTGTGTTTGTTATGCATGCGCGAAGTAGCTTCATTGGTTCGAATCCAAGTCGTGAGATAGCTTCAAGCGGGGAAGACACTGTTAGACTTCAAAAAAAAGTGGATGCAGACGATCAGATGATCAAGCAGATGATAGTGGATCGTCTTATCGTATGATCGAGCGCGGAAAGGGTCAAACACAGTTGCTAGCCTCGAAGAGAGCCGTCATCGACGATAAAGTGGGATTTCGAACTTGGCGAACAAGCTCTTGCCAAGGGATAGGAAAGCGAGGCAGGCAAAATAACCATTCCGGTGGTTGATAGTGGAGCAAAGGCTGGATAAAACATGGATAGGCATGCCTTATCATCCAAAAGGATGTAGAAAGAGGAAGGATCAGAGAGTGTTCCGTTGGTGTTCTCAGTCTCAGTGCGACCTTGCTGGGTCTTCAAGGGGATCATACAAGACAAGGTTGATAAAGCATATTTGAAGATGAAACCAAATCACTTGGTCCATCCGCCTCAGCctctttcaaaaataatgaatatgaagTCTGTGGGGCTATGGGTACTATGGATCCTCTAACTCCCAATTGGGTTGCCTTCCTAGGTCTCACCGGTGTTGCCTGTAGGTCGTGATGTGCCTCGAGATGGCTGTCCTCGACAAGGgttatttcctatatatatatatatatatataaacctcaCTCACACTTCCAATAGCACCATATATAAACAATTCTCCTTAAAACTAGTCAATTTACCATGTCTAGAATTGATTAGGATTCAGTTGTTTAGATGTGGTTGCAGCTAAATGTCTTGTTCTTtgttagaaatgatatttgggtGTATAAgtcatgtgtattttttaaaaaaaatagataattttgaaatctacataaaaaaaaaaaaaaaatcaaatcaaatttttaataataaattcaatttttttacaaaagaataCGCTTGCATCGTTAAATTTACACAACTTAATTTTTGGTCAATTTTTTCTTCTGTGATGGGAGTCTCATCAGTTTTTCTAAAGTATGGGCCAGGCCAGCTATCAAATGAAGGCCATTGTTTTGAAAGCAATGGTTTTGCGTTCACAATGACAATGACCAGCCccgtttgtttgttttatgagatgaatagtgataaaaataaataaaataatgttagaatatatatttttaatattatttttattttaaaatttaaaaaaaattaaattatttattttattttatataaaaatttcaaaaaattaaaaaaattataataattaaatgagataacgTGAAAATAATTGTAAACGAGATCTTAAATGAAGCATCTTCGAAGGCTTTCTGGATACATTTATATCTCTGCATGGTCGACCTTGGAGCTGTGAATTAGTTGTTTTCCTTTCTGGGTCTTCGTCTGTGAAGCTCCTGTGTACCAAGATGAACTCAAAATATACTTTGGTTTCTCCCGGCCAGCAGAGAATAGGGAGTGTTCATTCTCAGCTACTTCAATACATGACACAAAGCATTGCTAAGGATATGAATAAGAGGAAATATTGCAGATATTTAATGGATTAAACTACCTAAATGAACACAACTGATCATATATGCATATTCATACTTTTTTACACAGACACTGATGtttgagaggaagaaagagaatagGGATCTAAATTCATATCTAAAGAAGATCATGCACGGATAAAAAAGTATCCATCTCAACcactatatatctatatagtgCCCCTTGGTTGAGAAAAACTATATAGATTACAGAGATTTGGACCATAGCCCATGTCAAAATCCAAAAACCTAGCTAGAAACTATTTATGGaggaaagaaacaaaattaagcaGAATtgaagcaaaaagaaaacactCATCGATCCATCTCAAGCACTTCAGGGCTCTCCATGATACTTTCCAAAGAAGGCTTCCATCCCTCAACTTTGCCTGATCTTCCTCTTTCAATCTCTCTGAAAACATCTTCCAACACCTTCCCTTCATTATCCTTCAGCTGAAGCATGAACCACTCCAGCTCTTCCTTTGTTAGCACAATCTTAACCCTTATGCAACCCTGCTTAAAACTGCTTTCCTGCACCAACCCACTTGCTCTTTCTCCCTCATATCCCTGCTtcttctgctgctgctgctgctgctgttgcaTTCCCTCTGCTTGTTGCCTCTCATGTGTGTATGTCTCCATGCAATTTCCCATGATTGTGGCCGGATTGCAAGAAAATTTACTCTTCTGGTAGATACGATTGGTCCCAAAACCAGTACTTTGGGGATACAGAAAACCACTCTGATATATAGAAGTTACTTTTGGAAGTCACAACTAATGTATGGGAGGTGGGAGGTGGGAGGTGGGAGAGTAG from Juglans regia cultivar Chandler chromosome 2, Walnut 2.0, whole genome shotgun sequence carries:
- the LOC108987135 gene encoding uncharacterized protein LOC108987135, whose product is MGNCMETYTHERQQAEGMQQQQQQQQKKQGYEGERASGLVQESSFKQGCIRVKIVLTKEELEWFMLQLKDNEGKVLEDVFREIERGRSGKVEGWKPSLESIMESPEVLEMDR